A window of Papilio machaon chromosome W, ilPapMach1.1, whole genome shotgun sequence genomic DNA:
AATAATTTATGGTTAATTTATAGTCTTTAATGCCGTAGTGTTGTCTATGAAACGATTTCAAATTACCAGTCACGCAGTCCAGTCAGTAGGCATCAttacaagtttttaaaacttcgTTGCGCCTCTAcctgttcttttgttttcatttcttaaaaatataatttgacctCGGCTATTCCTTTTGACTCGTTTGATATCTCCTTTGTTTTGACCTCGGTTTTTCTTTTGGACACGTTTTAAATCTCTTACTTTGAACTCGGCTTTCTTGGACTACCGAATTTAGAAACACCTAAAAATGTCGTCAAATCAGTATTGGAAATGTTACTTTAAATGTGAAGTGACtggtaagttataaatttcatatgtatgatattataatttcttaatattttatagatcaTTGACATTGGTAATTGTTTACATTACCATGACcgttttcattaaattctgcttaatatactttatttattatttcagacGTTTTACACCGTTTTCCAAATCATCAATATAATCCCGAAAGGTTTAACTCATGGATAAGTGTTCTAGATCCTAATATGCAGAAACGAAATCCGCAATATATATACAACAATTTAAGATTGTGTAATAGGCATTTTGAGTTATGCTACCATACACCCAGTAAAAGACTTACGAGGAATGCTGTTCCAActttaaatattggtaagtttTTGCTAACGTGATAACAAATCTAGATCTGTCGACAATACCTTGAACTGGTGAGTATAAGTTACTGAAGTCGTAAAGAACAACGGCGAACTcacattcaaattttatttcaacaattttttttgctcTTAAGAcgaaatatatgttaaaatatagaacTTAATGTTCTGAACATATCATACATTCATATTGTTATCAAAGGAAGTTTGGAATTAAAGATATTTCGgtctaaatattaaagttattaaaaaaaatcacacatgttaatctttataatttcaatgctTATCATAAACACATTAACTATTTTcagatttatataatatggaACAAGAAGTACCACCACTACCTAAAAGTATTCCAGAAGACATGTCTATGGAAGTTTCTCAAAACATTAAAGATCCAAAGTTAAGTGGTAGCATAACCACTAGTAAGCCTGTGGGTAAGATATCGTATTTCTTTTCCATAAACTACTTGAGTATATATCCCCCTTTACGTAAGAATGTGGTATGTGTTTGGTAGATTTagtggaaaaaaaattgacactACTGCTTTGCCACCTATTCAATTTAGCTAAGCGCCAGCTATCTTCATGGCGTGTCTTAATGTCTATCCACTATGCGTTTTTAACAATGCTTGACGTAACCTATAGAGGAATCATTATGCAGCATCTTAATAGTTCAATATTGTATGAGGGTGCAAACTGCCGAATTCTAGCCATCAATTGCAATGGCATACtggaaaatgtattaaatttaaaattatcgtaaCAAAATAGCTTAGAATCGGTCGGACTGAAATCCCGAGATACAGTTTTATTCTGACCCTTTCAGAGCTAATGTTTTACCCATTCTTTAGCTATTCTTGAGGAAACGCAAATATAACtactgaaaatatttgtaaagttctttcttttttctgaaacaaattatttagggaatatcgtttttttttgtttaagataAGTACAGCACTATCAATTTTGCAATAAGTATCAAACTCAAACCTAGTAAACAAtgcaattttgaatatttcagtATACACTTCCAAAAGTAATTTATGCCCATACATTATTGTCAcctttacaaaattaactttttttatttagatgttatttttttttttgcttgcaGTACCACAAGACAAGACAACAAGACAAATgcaaagaaatatttgcaatCTAAAGTATAGATTAAAGAAGCTTAGCCAGAAATATAcaacacaaacaaaaaaaattaaatgtgcaAGGAATCTATCTCTTTCACaggcatttttaaaacaaattgaaaagttTCCTGCACCCataaaaaattttagtaaGCTCCAGTTAAAAGCTAAATATAAACCGAGAGGAAGGAGATATACAATGGAGGAAAAGATTTTGGCCTTAACCATGTACAAACAAAGTGCAAAGGCATATaatcttttgaataaaatgtttgtgttaCCTTCAAAAAGAAGCCTCCAAAAACTATTGAGCCACATTCCTTTGGAGCCCGGAATAAACGAACATATCTTtgctcatttaaaaaaagcagTGAGAAGATTGCCTTTAGAAAAAAGATTATGTACTCTCATATTTGATGAAGTGGCCTTAGATGTGGGACTTCACTTTAACAATGGAAGAATCATTGGCTTTGAAGACCTTGGTTTTAAAAGCAGTAAATTGATTGCCGACCATGCATTAGTATTCATGGTAAAAAGCATTAAAGGGAAATTTAAACAACCCGTCTGCTTCACTTTTACCAAAAGTTGCACAAAAAAGGATGACTTAAAAACatctgataaaattattaataagaaaaatccaCTATTCGGGATTAAAAGTCGTAGCAACTGTCTGTGACCAGTCACAAACAAATGTGGGTGCAATAAAGAGCCTGAAGGACGAcacaatgaaaaaatatttaagacagGCTGTGGAATATAAGTCTCATGGTTTTGAGGTCGATGAGCATAAGATATTTCCTTTATATGACACGCCACATCTTTTGAAAGGTGTAAGAccacataaaaatgttatttgaaaaGGATGTTGGTGAACACGAGATGAGatttgtaaataagttaaCTGAATATCacgtttttgaaaataaaataccaaaaattaaagtgaaataTGCTGCGCAGGTATTTAGCCAAAGGGCGTCTTCTGCATTAGGATTTCTTGCAAGTATGttcagttattaaatattattttaaatagtgcataattttaaaatattttcatatcttcatcatcatttCAGCCTGTTTGAGTTGTTGAACATAGTCCACAGATTgccaaaaaaagtatttatacatgcaataaattttgtacacttatatatcttatacaaatatacatttttcaattacactgaaaaatacaattatgatacatattatatgtttatttttatttatatattcattttatatatgtaatatatttctatatgtttatttttatttataaacccAACAAGacgagaaaataaataaatatcccCACCataatagacatttttttcatatttaataaggCGTGTTTTatgcttaataaaatatcattaaagttaaaaataaggtAATAATTGAGTTTTCTCATTTCGGGACACAATATATTGCCAGCGGAGTGTAAAGATACGGCAAAATTTTTGTTGCTATTTGATAAGTTATTTGATTCTTTTAATGGACATACTTATTCTGGTACATCAAAAGAATTATTAGGGTGTCTTAAAAACAATTCCCCTCACCAACAGTTTTGGGCGGAAGTTCTACCCAtcttaaaatcaattaaatttgaaaataaatttgtgaaaaaagaTGGCACTTGTACTGTAAAGTTTGAAAAGGTGCCATCTATTTACAATTGGGTGTCAAACATAGAGACTTTTTTGGAATTGTGggagtttttaaaaaaagaaaacaacataAGTAATTTGTTGATGAGAAACTTTAATCAGGACCCCCTcgaaaatttcttttgttgtaTCGGAAGTAATGGCGTCCGAAATACGAACCCCACCTGTGCgcaatttataaatgtgtacaAATCACTCTTGGTGAATCCTCATTCTATAAACGCTAACTGTGAGGCAGATGATAGTAAATGCTTTAACTCGTTGGCTTATCTATTGCatagtaatgtaaaatatggtaatcaagataaaaaaaatgttgcttttaataaactaactaaaatacttttgtcGAAAATTTATCACATCTTCTTCCCGGCGATGATCtggatattttacataaagagTCGAAACGGTATGTTGCAGGGTACATAATTaagaaatgtcaaaaaaatatatttaaatcttgcCTATCGTGTAAAAAAACGTTCTTTAATAACGATAGGGACCCTGCATCATACACATACTATAGGGACTATACAAAAAAGTCCCTTATTTATGCAAAAGACGGATTTGTGGatttaacgaaaaaaatatatgaaataataattttatgcttACGAGATTTGCCAGaggacaaaaatttaaaagaaaagataataaattttattaatattgatattaatttcgaCATTATATCTTGTAAAGCACATAGATCTTTGCTAATAGAATATATCGCCAACATAGCAATTAATGTTATTGTCCACAGTTGGTGTAAGGGAGTAAATCGAATTTTACAgggaaaaattgttaattttgatCAAAGAGACGAAGTGAAGTTACAGGCTTATActcgttatttaaaaaaaagtaaaaataaacaaaaatgatttttttttaacttgtttcATTTACTATTATGTGTTATTACCAGAACATTCAATTAGACTGTTTTTTATTgctaaatgataaatattttaaattgtaggaAATgtatgtacagtcagcttcataaatatagtggcagtcaagatatccaaatatataggaacacctaaagtgatcaattatataagtacaaccaaagtcatcaaattaattgaagcatccactctgctcaaaaagatcgaagcgttcacatcgtcatatatatgagtacattcaaagtacccataattatagttacagacatagcgtcaatagtaacgaagcatcgaaagtatgcaaaaatatcgtaacatttgacaaaattgaactctatctctatttacttaagatacactttgaaatatactacttcggttaaattcatttgacgctttgtatcaacataataggttgtccagaaagttcgttccgattttcaataggtattttagaatagacccgaatatactacaattattgaaaacatatgacatgtttacataacacataCATACTAAAAGAGGAtaacttcagccatattttgacaaatggtaggacacgattcgttcttttctatcagttttataaaaactgattcacttaatttttgccgaaatacataagacgtttagctataaaatcgaacaaatataatttaaaagacgtatgccaaaacttaagggcctttaaaatttcccttaaaaatgggcacgaacttatcggacaacccaacatttttcttcttattattataacgcttaaaatttataaattgacgatacatgacagatacctaatctacctatctatatatatataaaagaaagtcgtgttagttacactgtttataactcaagttcggtcgaactgatttagctgaaaattgatggggaggtagcttagaactaggagacggacataggaactttttatcttgtgagcattttttttattccgcgcggacgaagtcgcgggtaaaagctagtaagtaatatcaaattttattctgtcacaatatgtgctagtttcagtgttttactattttcgccgcagtacgtaagtttaatggttcgaatcccaggcttacaaggtttttctttttcaatattatcaatatatgtatgtatagagcttgatttatttttaatgaaaaggaaaaatctagtaatttacttagaatatgttttttacttaacaaaaacaattttaaatttttatttttggggtattaaatatttaaataaaattaataacgattaggttcggccatctatacaacttctgttaaattaattgacaatttgtatcaaaatatttttctcttcctgttaggtatctttagtccggttgcagtagaattttccaagcatagatttattacacgtattcgatgtcgccagtgacagtccgcgcggaatttaatgacgaaacttacaataataaacgtgaacaataaaaaaacatgctaatgacgtctcggttaaaaaaagggacaaggaatattgtggttccttaatttttaaagatatcgaATAGTaatcaataattgttgcgataaagttcaattttatataacgctttgataataaaattaaaaaccttaaaaatgtaaaaataagtttgggattcgaatcgccaaaactgcgtattacagCGAGCAGTTAAACCGTAAGGCCAAACTGgcatatatggtgacaaattaaaatttgatattgcttatctatctcgtacctatctgtcatgcgggacgtaaacttgaagtaaatagcaaaaaatgttttgatataaaatgtcaaatgaatttaacagaagtagtatatttcaaagtgtatcttaagtgaatagagatagagttcaattttgtctaatgttacgatatttttgcatactttcgatgcttcgttactattgacgctatgtctgtaactataattatgggcactttgaatgtactcatatatatgacgatgtgaacgctccggtgtttttgagcagagtggatgcttcaattaatttgataactttggttgtacttatataattgatcaccttaggtgttcctatatatttggatatcttgactgccactatatttatgaagctgactgtataACCAATGATAAATACATAGGTTCTAGAGCCATCTATTTGATGGTATGCAATTTTCAGCCATTTAAGTAATGCCATCTCTAGGACAGTAGACAAAACTTGCATATTTTGcctcttaaaaatatacaaggaGTGACATATCTGTAccatatattagtattttatctATGGAAGACGGCGTGTGCCCGCCTGAGCGAGTGTATCCCGACCAAGGGGGGTACACTTCCATACATTTGACATTTATCAAAAGAGAGCGGCTCCATCTATTAATTGTATCTGAAAACTTAAGTTAAGTTAGTAAGCACAAAATCACAACAGATGTCGCCACAAAAGCTACAATTGTAttactaaacattttatcatataaattttagtaatatatatatatatatttgatgattaaataacaaaatctacaaacaatattatgttttaagtgtgttcaaacaaaaaaaaccctaagacatatatttaaattttttgtaactgGTAATCTAAGTTACGGTAAAACGGACggtctttttaaatttcaaaatggtACCTACCACAGAACACAAATACCCTAAAGGGAAGAACGTCAACTTCATACTTCAAAAATGCTTACACAGAAGCACACTAGCGCTGCCGTCTATGCCATCAGTAACTTTTGATAACGCGGGATATTTGAATAGTtttcattctatttttatattcgatACCATTTCATTAAGCGTAAAAGACGATCAATTAAAtggtacatttaattaattgttacttaCGCCTATTAAAATTCCGGAATTGATTAAATCATACAATTTTCGTTTCCGGTTTCtgcacatttataataagcgATACCAAATGAAACAAgacttttaaacattttttaatatatttatttttcttattaaagatttttttgagGCTTCCTCAACAAATTCTCGATTTTTGATTGCGCAAAACCGTTTCAGGCATATTGCAACTGTACTGtctaatattgttttgaaattcATTTCCCAATGATCGTCACACCCCTTCAGCCAATCTTTATTTAGATTATCgcatttttctattaaattatactttatttgctttttatgcgcattttcttttaagtaattgtttattacatttgcaGCATTTTCAACCATTTTACAGAAACTGGGCtggatgtattttaaattgcattttgCATCATCATATTCCCTAAAAGATGTGAATAAATGACATACCTCAGTGTTCGGATCAGCAAGCATAACTTTTTTACATTGCTcgcaattattttctattttttttgcaataaagcCGCACACATATGCACATGCTTGCATTTCTCCAGAACACTGAGGTATATCTAGCTCTTCTACACCTCTAATATCATTTTCCACTGAAAAATGTGTAGAAGAGTTTGCATCTTTTTTTGATTCTTCACATCCTTTACGAATAAacagtttaaagttatttaacacCTGGTTGTCATCATCCAGGCAgtttctgtttttattattattaattaaatttgttactatGCTAGTTTTCAATGCTGCTATGAATTGAACTGAAGTGGGGTTCGGATTACTACCACAGTTGCTCCTAATGCACCCGAAACAGTTTTCGAGAGGATCTTGATTAAGCCTTCGGACACATAATGTGttgacattatatttttttaaatttttaaatatacgcTCGATTGCGTTCAACGTCCTCAACCAGCCATCTTGTGAGGGGGGCTTACTTCTTGCCCCTAAAAACTTCATTTCCGTGAACAAAACTCtcatcttattaaaaaaatctagatgaGGGCTTGTTGAGGACATgttagttaaaaatgttttcccaTTTTTTTTGTCCGGTGTATCACCGTTCATGGCGTCGAACAATTTGTCTAGATTTGAAATGAGCATCGCTGTCGCAACGGCATCTTGTGGTAA
This region includes:
- the LOC123723105 gene encoding uncharacterized protein LOC123723105, yielding MSSNQYWKCYFKCEVTDVLHRFPNHQYNPERFNSWISVLDPNMQKRNPQYIYNNLRLCNRHFELCYHTPSKRLTRNAVPTLNIDLYNMEQEVPPLPKSIPEDMSMEVSQNIKDPKLSGSITTSKPVVPQDKTTRQMQRNICNLKYRLKKLSQKYTTQTKKIKCARNLSLSQAFLKQIEKFPAPIKNFIGVRE